One genomic segment of Candidatus Caldatribacterium sp. includes these proteins:
- the rpsO gene encoding 30S ribosomal protein S15 — protein MALTKERKKEIIEQFKIHSSDTGSPEVQIALLTERIRELTEHLKQHPKDFHSRRGLFIMVGRRRRLLNYLKKHHVDRYYAILEKLGLRR, from the coding sequence TTGGCGTTGACGAAGGAACGAAAGAAGGAAATAATTGAGCAATTCAAGATCCACAGCTCAGACACAGGTTCCCCTGAGGTGCAGATTGCGCTCCTTACAGAGCGTATCCGAGAACTCACGGAGCATCTCAAGCAGCACCCCAAGGATTTCCATTCCCGAAGAGGTCTCTTCATCATGGTCGGCAGAAGAAGGAGACTTCTCAACTACTTGAAGAAGCACCATGTCGATCGATACTATGCAATTCTTGAAAAACTCGGTTTGAGGAGGTAA
- a CDS encoding polyribonucleotide nucleotidyltransferase produces the protein MSYRWEVGFGRETLYVEAGKFAQQAHGAVTVRYGDTVVLVTATMSDEAREEVDFTPLIVDFEERFYAAGKIPGGFIKREGKPRVPAILSARLIDRSIRPFFPKLLYNDIQVVVTVLSVDESHPPDVISIVGASFALGLSEIPFEGPVGACRIGLLGNELVVNPTLEELSTSRLDLIVAGSEQGIAMIEAGAKEVDEDTVVAALKLGYEEILKMIATQKDIFASFGKPKREIALPPFWDALQAFVDEEYRKAISQVITIPEKKAREKEMNALFQKAKEEVEARFGNAVFLTPVWDRVVKEEIENLVFTTGRRQDGRAPQEIRPVHCEVGCLPRTHGSALFVRGQTQALVITTLGATSEEQKVDGLQEEEAKRFMLHYNFPPYSTGEVRPMRGPGRREIGHGALAERALECFIPPEDEFPYTIRVVSEILESNGSSSMATVCGGSLSLMDAGVPIRSSCAGLSIGLLLKDGKKVFLRDIIGSEDHYGEMDFKVAGSRKGITAIQLDVKNKGLSWEILAEALQEAKEGRMHILNIMDSVLDKPRSSISPYAPRIGIVEINPDRIGALIGPGGKIIKRIVEEAGVTIDIKENGKVLVFSRTEEGKEKAIEMIRNVTQDVEVGKIYLGKVTRIADFGAFVEIFPGREGLCHISQLSFERIRRVEDFVKPGEDLLVKVIGIDSLGRITLSHKEAIAAVSPPKETKTPQRKR, from the coding sequence GTGTCATACCGGTGGGAGGTAGGTTTCGGAAGAGAAACACTCTACGTTGAAGCGGGAAAGTTCGCTCAGCAGGCTCATGGAGCGGTCACCGTTCGTTACGGGGACACGGTTGTCCTTGTGACCGCTACGATGTCCGATGAAGCTCGCGAGGAAGTAGATTTTACTCCACTCATTGTCGATTTTGAGGAGCGCTTTTACGCCGCAGGAAAAATACCCGGGGGTTTCATCAAAAGGGAGGGGAAACCTCGAGTTCCTGCCATCCTCAGTGCACGCCTCATCGACCGCTCCATTCGTCCCTTTTTTCCAAAGCTTCTGTACAACGATATTCAGGTCGTCGTTACTGTGCTTTCCGTTGACGAGAGCCATCCTCCTGATGTCATCTCAATCGTCGGGGCGTCTTTCGCTCTGGGTCTCTCTGAGATTCCTTTTGAAGGGCCTGTCGGAGCTTGTCGCATCGGCCTTCTGGGCAATGAACTCGTCGTCAACCCCACCCTCGAAGAACTCTCCACGAGCCGTCTCGACCTCATTGTGGCTGGGTCAGAACAGGGAATCGCAATGATTGAGGCTGGGGCAAAAGAAGTGGACGAGGATACAGTTGTCGCCGCTTTGAAGCTTGGGTACGAAGAAATTCTTAAAATGATTGCAACCCAAAAGGATATCTTTGCCTCCTTTGGGAAACCCAAACGAGAGATTGCGCTTCCTCCTTTCTGGGACGCCCTGCAGGCCTTCGTTGATGAGGAGTACCGGAAAGCCATCAGCCAGGTCATCACCATACCCGAGAAAAAAGCCCGGGAGAAAGAAATGAATGCTCTCTTCCAAAAGGCAAAGGAGGAAGTAGAAGCCCGCTTTGGAAACGCGGTGTTCCTTACACCCGTTTGGGATAGAGTCGTCAAGGAAGAAATAGAAAATCTCGTCTTTACCACGGGTCGCAGACAGGACGGTCGGGCTCCGCAGGAAATCCGTCCTGTTCACTGCGAAGTTGGGTGCCTTCCTCGTACTCACGGTTCAGCTCTCTTTGTTCGGGGACAGACACAGGCCTTGGTCATTACAACCCTTGGTGCTACAAGCGAGGAACAGAAGGTAGACGGCCTTCAGGAAGAGGAAGCCAAACGTTTCATGCTCCACTACAATTTCCCTCCGTACAGTACAGGAGAGGTCCGTCCAATGCGAGGTCCCGGGCGGAGAGAAATCGGTCACGGTGCCTTAGCGGAACGAGCCTTAGAATGCTTCATTCCCCCGGAGGATGAATTTCCCTACACCATCCGCGTTGTCTCCGAAATTTTAGAGTCCAATGGTTCCTCCTCGATGGCTACAGTATGTGGCGGGAGCCTTTCCTTAATGGACGCGGGGGTGCCCATCCGCTCGTCGTGTGCCGGACTCTCCATTGGCCTTCTCTTGAAAGACGGCAAGAAAGTGTTCCTGCGGGATATTATCGGCTCTGAAGACCACTATGGGGAAATGGACTTCAAGGTTGCAGGAAGTCGAAAGGGCATCACCGCCATTCAGCTTGACGTGAAGAACAAAGGACTGAGTTGGGAAATACTTGCAGAGGCTTTGCAGGAAGCCAAGGAAGGACGCATGCATATCCTCAACATTATGGATTCAGTCCTTGACAAACCGCGGAGTTCAATCTCCCCATATGCTCCTCGAATTGGCATCGTGGAGATTAACCCTGATCGGATTGGTGCTCTCATCGGTCCAGGCGGGAAGATCATCAAACGAATTGTCGAAGAGGCGGGCGTGACCATTGACATCAAGGAAAACGGGAAGGTTCTTGTTTTCTCTCGAACCGAGGAAGGAAAAGAAAAAGCCATCGAGATGATTCGAAACGTAACCCAGGATGTTGAGGTCGGAAAAATCTATCTCGGCAAGGTGACAAGGATTGCCGATTTCGGCGCTTTTGTAGAAATATTCCCTGGTCGAGAAGGTCTGTGCCATATCTCGCAGCTTTC